One genomic region from Cyclopterus lumpus isolate fCycLum1 chromosome 20, fCycLum1.pri, whole genome shotgun sequence encodes:
- the cd226 gene encoding CD226 antigen encodes MDAVQKDHWYFVVLIFLPFPKVAVQQMEAASVRLEEGMVLNCLCPWDGNLSMVSWNKVPDKDPVAVFHPEYGVAFSHQYRERIDFLRTTPMDGSISMTNVTHQDIGVYHCSVQTFPQGPWTRNIQVEDLDEPPEEDNATEPPSPEGIKTDTELVAEPNSNLTISCNHEHNGSIYQVILEKMPHGKPWGIIGVCKKVEGGLLSEDYSDRGQVSCADSLDVSLHLTGVVQEDGGFYRCSFSTDAGLWTTTVLLTVPPPGGFSLSLYMIYIYIGAGAAGLILLIVIIILALKDRKKNRREEYRVKLHPSQRQPNLYKNISVCPRMAKKSRQIKSCPLYANLQPAPSHKTKCHLCAK; translated from the exons TTGCTGTCCAGCAGATGGAGGCCGCTTCGGTCCGCCTGGAGGAAGGGATGGTTCTCAACTGTTTGTGCCCCTGGGACGGCAACCTCAGCATGGTGTCCTGGAACAAAGTACCGGACAAGGATCCGGTAGCCGTTTTCCATCCAGAGTATGGAGTGGCCTTTTCTCATCAATACCGGGAGAGGATAGACTTCCTGAGGACCACACCGATGGATGGAAGTATTTCCATGACTAATGTAACTCACCAGGATATTGGGGTCTACCACTGCTCTGTTCAGACCTTCCCCCAAGGCCCCTGGACAAGGAACATTCAGGTGGAAGACTTAG ATGAGCCCCCAGAGGAAGACAACGCCACAGAGCCGCCCAGTCCAGAGGGGATCAAGACCGACACAGAATTGGTGGCAGAGCCAAACAGCAACCTGACCATCAGCTGTAACCACGAGCACAATGGTAGCATTTACCAGGTCATTTTGGAGAAGATGCCGCATGGCAAGCCCTGGGGCATCATCGGAGTGTGTAAGAAGGTGGAAGGGGGCCTGTTGAGCGAGGACTACAGCGACAGGGGCCAAGTCAGCTGTGCAGACAGCCTGGATGTCAGTCTGCACCTGACAGGTGTGGTGCAGGAAGATGGTGGTTTCTACCGCTGCAGCTTCAGCACAGATGCAGGGTTGTGGACCACCACTGTGCTGCTCACTGTGCCCCCTCCAG GTGGCTTCAGCCTATCCCTGTAcatgatatatatttacatcGGGGCTGGAGCTGCTGGGCTTATTCTACTCATTGTCATCATCATACTAGCATTGAAGGACAG gaagaagaacaggagagaggagtaTCGAGTCAAACTGCACCCATCTCAGAGACAG CCAAACCTCTATAAGAACATCTCTGTGTGTCCCCGGATGGCAAAGAAGTCCAGGCAAATAAAGAGTTGCCCGCTCTATGCCAACCTGCAGCCTGCGCCATCACACAAAACCAAATGTCATCTTTGTGCTAAATGA